The following proteins come from a genomic window of Streptomyces sp. NBC_01716:
- a CDS encoding sugar phosphate isomerase/epimerase family protein, whose translation MNGTRRAFLGTAAVGLAAVGLASTATTAYASESGRGHGHGHGHGHGHGRPKRKIPRSGIGMHLYTMRSILETDFEGTLEQLADIGYATVGVSGRFGRNAAQIRQVLDDVGLKAVLEHVGYGIVAGTGLQQAIADVHTLGGEWVVVPSLPGEMHTPAGYREAAAAMNRAGRVARESGLGPVLFHNHDADHKVVDGEVLYDILLNETDPEYVGFELDLYWAAKGGADPRRLFVEEGPRFPALHVKDMAPNGDFADVGSGVLDFAEMFETARRGGVRQWLVEHDSPKDPIATARNSYRHLSRLRY comes from the coding sequence GTGAACGGAACACGAAGAGCGTTCCTGGGTACGGCGGCGGTGGGACTGGCCGCGGTGGGACTGGCGTCGACGGCGACGACCGCGTACGCGTCGGAGTCCGGCCGGGGCCACGGGCACGGACATGGGCACGGACATGGCCACGGCCGGCCCAAGCGCAAGATCCCGCGTTCGGGCATCGGTATGCACCTCTACACGATGCGCTCCATCCTCGAAACGGACTTCGAGGGGACGCTGGAGCAGCTGGCGGACATCGGTTACGCGACGGTCGGCGTCAGCGGACGGTTCGGCCGCAACGCCGCGCAGATCCGCCAGGTGCTGGACGACGTCGGCCTCAAGGCGGTGCTGGAGCACGTCGGTTACGGCATCGTGGCGGGCACCGGTCTCCAGCAGGCCATCGCGGACGTCCACACGCTGGGCGGCGAGTGGGTCGTCGTACCGAGCCTGCCGGGCGAGATGCACACCCCCGCCGGCTACCGCGAGGCGGCGGCGGCGATGAACAGGGCGGGCCGCGTGGCACGTGAGTCGGGTCTGGGCCCGGTTCTCTTCCACAACCACGACGCGGACCACAAGGTGGTCGACGGCGAGGTCCTGTACGACATCCTGCTCAACGAGACCGACCCCGAGTATGTCGGCTTCGAACTGGACCTCTACTGGGCCGCGAAGGGCGGGGCGGATCCGCGCCGGCTGTTCGTGGAGGAGGGCCCGCGCTTCCCGGCGCTGCACGTCAAGGACATGGCCCCGAACGGCGACTTCGCGGACGTCGGCTCAGGCGTCCTGGACTTCGCCGAGATGTTCGAGACGGCGCGCCGGGGCGGCGTACGGCAGTGGCTGGTCGAGCACGACTCGCCGAAGGACCCGATCGCCACGGCCCGCAACAGCTACCGCCACCTGTCGAGGCTGCGGTACTGA
- a CDS encoding GNAT family N-acetyltransferase, with protein MSEERISVRHRDAADLDACVRVLAEVHQSDGYPVNWPQDPPGWLAPPESLAAWVALLDGRIAGHLCLSRARPGDAAPDLWSGRTGTSPEETAVVSRLYVSPKARGQGIGALLLAEAVREARGHGLHPVLDVVTSDRSAAALYERQGWTLMATGEQRWGPDQTVQVHCYAAPR; from the coding sequence GTGAGCGAAGAACGTATCTCTGTGAGGCACCGCGACGCCGCCGATCTCGACGCGTGTGTCCGCGTGCTCGCCGAGGTCCACCAGAGCGACGGATATCCCGTCAACTGGCCTCAGGACCCCCCGGGTTGGCTCGCGCCGCCCGAGTCGCTCGCCGCGTGGGTGGCACTGCTCGACGGCCGGATCGCCGGTCACCTGTGCCTGTCCCGCGCCCGCCCCGGCGATGCCGCGCCCGATCTCTGGAGCGGTCGCACCGGCACGAGCCCGGAGGAGACGGCGGTGGTGAGCCGGCTGTACGTCTCGCCGAAAGCCCGGGGCCAGGGGATCGGGGCGCTGCTGCTGGCCGAGGCGGTCCGGGAGGCCCGCGGGCATGGGCTGCATCCGGTGCTGGACGTGGTGACCTCCGACCGCTCCGCCGCGGCTCTGTACGAACGCCAGGGATGGACGCTGATGGCGACGGGCGAGCAGCGGTGGGGGCCGGACCAGACCGTCCAGGTCCACTGTTACGCGGCTCCCCGCTGA
- a CDS encoding ABC transporter ATP-binding protein, with protein MPREATLREHGVSKTSLSKDDGPKDGAGADGTAAVSLADVAVRFRTKDRDVTALRDVSLDVPMGEFVAIVGPSGCGKSTLLKLVAGLLKASAGDVRLHGEQVDGPRPDIGYVFQRAALLEWRTARRNILLQAEVRRMPNVVARDRADELIRMTGLGGFEDAYPHELSGGMQQRVALCRALLHQPPVLLMDEPFGALDALTREQMNMELNRIWRETGTTVLLVTHSISEAVYLANRVVVMSPRPGTITEVIDVGLPAERDYVETLARPEFREATTHIRELLGAASAED; from the coding sequence ATGCCCAGGGAAGCGACTCTCCGGGAGCATGGCGTGAGCAAGACCAGTCTCAGCAAGGACGACGGACCGAAGGACGGCGCGGGCGCCGACGGCACGGCGGCGGTCTCGCTGGCCGATGTCGCTGTCCGCTTCCGTACGAAGGACCGCGACGTCACCGCCCTGCGGGACGTGTCGCTCGATGTGCCGATGGGCGAGTTCGTGGCGATCGTCGGCCCCTCGGGCTGCGGCAAGTCGACACTGCTCAAGCTGGTCGCCGGCCTGCTGAAGGCGTCCGCCGGTGACGTACGGCTGCACGGTGAGCAGGTCGACGGGCCACGGCCCGACATCGGTTACGTCTTCCAGCGGGCCGCCCTGCTGGAGTGGCGCACCGCGCGGCGCAACATCCTGCTCCAGGCCGAGGTGCGCCGGATGCCTAACGTGGTGGCGCGCGACCGCGCGGACGAACTCATCCGGATGACCGGCCTCGGAGGCTTCGAGGACGCCTATCCGCACGAGCTGTCCGGCGGGATGCAGCAGCGGGTGGCCCTGTGCCGGGCGCTGCTGCACCAGCCGCCGGTGCTCTTGATGGACGAGCCGTTCGGCGCGCTCGACGCGCTGACGCGCGAGCAGATGAACATGGAGCTCAACCGCATCTGGCGGGAGACCGGCACGACCGTACTGCTGGTCACGCACTCCATCTCGGAGGCCGTCTATCTGGCGAACCGGGTCGTGGTGATGAGCCCGCGGCCGGGCACCATCACCGAGGTCATCGACGTGGGGCTGCCGGCGGAGCGGGACTACGTGGAGACCCTGGCCAGGCCGGAGTTCCGCGAGGCGACCACGCACATCCGGGAGCTGCTGGGGGCGGCGTCGGCCGAGGACTGA
- a CDS encoding ABC transporter substrate-binding protein: protein MHSRRLLIGLVPLLLVATACGEDGDDTSTSDSGKKLDKVTLTLNWYPYGEHAPFYYGVKEKIFEKHGIDLEIRAGQGSQKTVQATAAGQTDFGWADTPAVLSGVDQGVNVKSLGVMLQTTPSSVQFFSDQNIKTPADIKGKTVAGTAGDALTKTFPIFLEKNNLKLSDVKIQNTDPAGKIAAVISGKTDALLGYASDQGPTMADKAKKDVEYLRFSENGLNFYSNGLIAGQKILQSDADLTKRMTAAVSEAWAAAEKAPEPAVAAMEGASEQLPPKAVLTEQFATTMTLLHTESTQGKAPGLNTEADWQATIDVFAEAGLVKNPKAPSDYWDSSALKG from the coding sequence ATGCACTCCCGCAGACTCCTGATCGGCCTCGTGCCGCTTCTTCTGGTCGCCACCGCCTGCGGCGAGGACGGCGACGACACCAGCACCAGCGACTCGGGCAAGAAGCTCGACAAGGTGACGCTGACGCTCAACTGGTACCCGTACGGCGAACACGCGCCGTTCTACTACGGCGTCAAGGAGAAGATCTTCGAGAAGCACGGCATCGACCTGGAGATCAGGGCGGGCCAGGGCTCCCAGAAGACCGTCCAGGCGACCGCCGCCGGGCAGACCGACTTCGGCTGGGCGGACACCCCCGCCGTGCTGAGCGGCGTCGACCAGGGCGTCAACGTCAAGAGCCTCGGCGTGATGCTCCAGACGACGCCGTCGTCCGTGCAGTTCTTCAGCGACCAGAACATCAAGACGCCCGCCGACATCAAGGGCAAGACGGTCGCGGGCACGGCCGGTGACGCGCTCACCAAGACGTTCCCGATCTTCCTGGAGAAGAACAACCTCAAGCTGTCGGACGTCAAGATCCAGAACACCGACCCGGCGGGCAAGATCGCCGCGGTGATCTCCGGCAAGACGGACGCGCTGCTCGGCTACGCGAGCGACCAGGGCCCGACCATGGCGGACAAGGCCAAGAAGGACGTCGAGTACCTGCGCTTCTCGGAGAACGGGCTCAACTTCTACTCCAACGGTCTGATCGCCGGCCAGAAGATCCTTCAGTCGGACGCCGACCTCACCAAGCGCATGACCGCGGCGGTCAGCGAGGCGTGGGCCGCGGCCGAGAAGGCGCCGGAGCCCGCCGTCGCCGCCATGGAGGGCGCGTCGGAGCAGCTGCCGCCGAAGGCCGTACTGACCGAGCAGTTCGCGACGACGATGACGCTGCTGCACACCGAGTCCACCCAGGGCAAGGCTCCCGGGCTCAACACCGAGGCCGACTGGCAGGCGACCATCGACGTCTTCGCCGAGGCCGGTCTCGTGAAGAACCCGAAGGCTCCCTCGGACTACTGGGACAGTTCGGCACTGAAGGGATGA
- a CDS encoding ABC transporter permease, with the protein MPGPTKEIAGVATRNRPGAGERFGKAVETSWRPVVLLLACFVAWWAIAAAELVEPYLVPSPGATLDVLTGQTSYIWEHTWVTTYETLLGFLIAVVVGVLAAVVMVYSSTVEKTLYPILLFAQVVPKIAIAPLFVVWLGFGITPKVLIAVLIAFFPVVISMVTGLKAVDPEMLQLSATMGAKPWQTFVKIRFPASLPHLFSGLKVAVTLAVTGAVVGEFVGANEGLGYVILQANGNLDTPMLFAGLLVMSLIGVVLFVLVEIAEKLLLPWHASRRDNNVTTSF; encoded by the coding sequence ATGCCGGGACCGACCAAAGAGATCGCGGGAGTCGCCACACGCAACAGGCCAGGAGCGGGGGAGCGGTTCGGCAAGGCCGTCGAGACCAGCTGGCGGCCCGTCGTGCTGCTGCTCGCGTGCTTCGTCGCGTGGTGGGCCATCGCCGCGGCCGAGCTGGTCGAGCCCTATCTCGTCCCCTCACCCGGGGCGACCCTGGACGTGCTGACGGGCCAGACCAGTTACATCTGGGAACACACGTGGGTGACCACCTACGAGACCCTGCTCGGCTTCCTCATCGCCGTCGTCGTCGGGGTGCTCGCGGCGGTCGTGATGGTCTACTCGTCGACCGTCGAGAAGACCCTCTACCCGATCCTGCTGTTCGCCCAGGTCGTACCGAAGATCGCCATCGCGCCGCTGTTCGTCGTGTGGCTCGGCTTCGGTATCACGCCGAAGGTCCTCATCGCGGTCCTCATCGCCTTCTTCCCGGTGGTGATCTCCATGGTCACCGGCCTCAAGGCGGTCGACCCCGAGATGCTCCAACTGTCCGCGACGATGGGGGCGAAGCCGTGGCAGACCTTCGTCAAGATCCGCTTCCCCGCCTCGCTGCCGCATCTGTTCTCGGGCCTCAAGGTCGCGGTGACGCTCGCGGTCACCGGCGCGGTCGTGGGCGAGTTCGTCGGGGCCAACGAGGGGCTGGGCTATGTGATCCTCCAGGCCAACGGAAACCTCGACACCCCGATGCTGTTCGCGGGCCTGCTCGTCATGTCACTGATCGGCGTCGTCCTGTTCGTCCTGGTCGAGATCGCCGAGAAGCTGCTCCTGCCCTGGCACGCCAGCCGCCGGGACAACAACGTCACGACCTCGTTCTGA
- a CDS encoding LacI family DNA-binding transcriptional regulator has translation MTLDVVARRAGVSLATASRALNGTTRVRDELRERVRAAADLLGYIPNAHAQALASSSSNTVGLICHDVGDPYFAAIADGVMRAAAEQDVLVMLASTFREPAREIEYVSILRAQRARAILLIGSGFQDRTWERALGAELDPYIRAGGRVAVVSRHRSVRADAVLPENRAGAAKLARALLALGHRRFAVLSGPPELTTVADRLAGFREGLAEAGITLGPECVVEGAFTRDGGYAAARELLTRATRPTCVFGVTDVMAVGALAAFREAGIEVPGDISLAGFDDIPLVRELTPPLTTVALPLTAMGQHAISLALREPRGERSRVLRVGGEVVLRASTAPPPGGAGDAGATVDGGEVT, from the coding sequence GTGACGCTCGACGTCGTGGCCCGGCGTGCGGGGGTCTCGCTGGCGACCGCGTCCAGGGCGTTGAACGGCACGACACGTGTCCGGGACGAGCTTCGTGAACGGGTGCGCGCGGCAGCGGATTTGCTCGGTTACATCCCCAACGCACATGCCCAGGCGCTCGCCAGCTCGTCGAGCAACACGGTCGGGCTGATCTGCCACGACGTGGGTGACCCGTACTTCGCCGCTATCGCCGACGGTGTGATGCGGGCTGCGGCCGAACAGGACGTTCTGGTCATGCTCGCGAGCACGTTCCGCGAACCGGCGCGGGAGATCGAGTACGTCTCCATCCTCCGCGCCCAGCGCGCCCGCGCCATCCTGCTGATCGGCTCCGGCTTCCAGGACCGCACCTGGGAACGGGCGTTGGGCGCGGAGCTGGACCCGTACATCCGCGCGGGCGGCCGGGTGGCCGTCGTCAGCCGGCACCGCAGCGTCCGCGCCGACGCCGTCCTGCCGGAGAACCGCGCGGGCGCCGCGAAGCTCGCCCGCGCGCTGCTGGCGCTCGGCCACCGGCGGTTCGCCGTGCTGAGCGGGCCGCCCGAACTCACCACCGTCGCCGACCGGTTGGCGGGCTTCCGCGAGGGCCTGGCCGAGGCGGGGATCACACTCGGCCCCGAATGTGTCGTAGAAGGCGCTTTCACCCGCGACGGCGGTTATGCGGCGGCCCGCGAACTCCTCACCCGTGCCACCCGCCCCACCTGTGTCTTCGGCGTGACCGACGTGATGGCGGTGGGAGCGCTCGCCGCTTTCCGGGAGGCAGGCATCGAGGTCCCCGGGGACATCTCGCTCGCGGGCTTCGACGACATCCCGCTCGTACGGGAGTTGACTCCCCCGCTCACCACCGTCGCCCTGCCGCTGACCGCCATGGGGCAGCATGCCATCTCGCTGGCGCTGCGCGAGCCGCGCGGGGAGCGGTCGCGGGTGCTGAGGGTGGGCGGCGAGGTGGTGCTGCGCGCCAGCACGGCGCCGCCGCCGGGCGGTGCGGGGGACGCGGGTGCGACGGTAGACGGAGGAGAGGTCACGTGA
- a CDS encoding mandelate racemase/muconate lactonizing enzyme family protein, whose amino-acid sequence MRDDLAGLRIDRVETFAVELPTHRSFGVAGGSVAVAGKPSVRILVRVGADGAYGWGEATPIPAWTYETAESIVTTIDRYLAPAIIGTPGWNLDAVDTAFDRAVNRGLTIGAPLAKSAVDVALHDLLGRAAGVPLGVLWGQRRTPSVELGWIVSGQSPAEVGDSVAEGRDEGYRAFKVKIGLHDEDTDAAVVAAVREHAPDAPLWVDANQAYTVPVALRMARRLDALGVTAFEQPLPANDIAGLRRLRDVSAVPVALDESLRHPSDLATFVRLGAVDVAIAKVQRSGGLTLSRRLCSLAEDCGVELMGSGLTESDLGLAASLHLFAAYGITTPVDLNGRQFIGSPYAGGTVRVENGTAWVPEGPGLGVEVDESVVRELAVDVLEHRD is encoded by the coding sequence GTGAGAGACGATCTGGCCGGGCTCAGGATCGACCGCGTCGAGACGTTCGCCGTCGAACTGCCCACCCACCGCTCCTTCGGCGTCGCCGGCGGCTCCGTGGCCGTCGCCGGGAAACCGTCCGTCCGGATTTTGGTCCGGGTCGGTGCGGACGGGGCGTACGGATGGGGTGAGGCGACGCCCATCCCCGCCTGGACGTACGAGACCGCCGAGTCCATCGTGACCACGATCGACCGCTATCTGGCGCCGGCGATCATCGGCACACCCGGGTGGAATCTGGACGCCGTCGACACCGCCTTCGACCGGGCTGTCAACCGTGGCCTGACCATCGGCGCACCCCTCGCCAAGAGCGCCGTGGACGTGGCGCTGCACGATCTGCTCGGCCGGGCGGCGGGCGTGCCGCTCGGTGTTCTGTGGGGGCAGCGCCGGACCCCGAGCGTCGAGCTGGGCTGGATCGTCTCGGGCCAGTCGCCCGCCGAGGTGGGTGACAGCGTCGCCGAGGGCAGGGACGAGGGATACCGCGCCTTCAAGGTCAAGATCGGTCTGCACGACGAGGACACCGACGCGGCGGTCGTGGCCGCCGTCCGGGAACACGCCCCGGACGCGCCGCTCTGGGTCGACGCGAATCAGGCGTACACGGTTCCGGTCGCCCTGCGGATGGCCCGCCGCCTCGACGCGCTCGGGGTCACCGCCTTCGAACAGCCCCTGCCCGCCAACGACATCGCCGGGCTGCGGCGGCTGCGGGACGTCTCGGCCGTACCGGTGGCGCTCGACGAGAGCCTGCGGCATCCGAGCGATCTGGCGACCTTCGTCCGACTCGGCGCGGTCGATGTCGCGATCGCCAAGGTCCAGCGCAGCGGCGGCCTCACGCTCTCCCGGCGGCTCTGCTCGCTCGCCGAGGACTGCGGGGTCGAGCTGATGGGGTCGGGGCTCACCGAGTCGGACCTGGGACTGGCCGCCTCGCTGCATCTGTTCGCGGCGTACGGCATCACGACCCCGGTCGACCTCAACGGCCGCCAGTTCATCGGCTCGCCGTACGCGGGTGGGACCGTGCGGGTCGAGAACGGGACCGCGTGGGTGCCCGAGGGGCCGGGTCTCGGTGTGGAGGTGGACGAGTCGGTGGTACGCGAACTGGCCGTCGACGTACTGGAACACCGTGACTGA
- a CDS encoding GTP-binding protein, producing the protein MAYDDSSDCFPTPFPTALKVLVAGGFGVGKTTFVGSVSEIAPLNTEELLTQVGAETDDLTGVELKRSTTVAMDFGRITLDERHVLYLFGTPGQERFWFMWDELSQGALGAIVLADTRRLENSFSAVDFFEQRGIGFVVAVNEFDGGFRYDPEEVRAAIDLRPDVPVVICDARIASSGIRTLVTLVQHLLTAVPVDDVPGTPVPSGIGPDDGAA; encoded by the coding sequence ATGGCCTACGACGACAGCTCTGACTGCTTTCCCACCCCCTTCCCGACCGCGCTCAAGGTCCTGGTGGCCGGCGGCTTCGGCGTGGGCAAGACGACATTCGTGGGATCGGTCAGCGAGATCGCACCGCTGAACACCGAGGAGCTGCTGACGCAGGTCGGGGCCGAGACGGACGATCTGACGGGAGTCGAGCTGAAGAGATCGACCACCGTCGCGATGGACTTCGGCCGGATAACCCTCGACGAGCGCCATGTGCTCTACCTCTTCGGCACCCCCGGCCAGGAACGGTTCTGGTTCATGTGGGACGAGCTCTCCCAGGGCGCCCTCGGCGCGATCGTCCTCGCCGACACCAGACGGCTGGAGAACTCCTTCTCCGCCGTGGACTTCTTCGAGCAGCGCGGCATCGGATTCGTCGTCGCCGTCAACGAGTTCGACGGCGGCTTCCGTTACGACCCCGAGGAGGTCCGGGCGGCCATCGACCTCAGGCCGGACGTGCCGGTGGTGATATGCGACGCGCGCATCGCCAGCTCCGGCATCCGCACGCTCGTCACACTCGTCCAGCACCTGCTCACCGCCGTCCCGGTGGACGATGTGCCCGGCACCCCCGTGCCGAGCGGTATCGGCCCGGACGACGGGGCGGCGTGA
- a CDS encoding DUF742 domain-containing protein — MTVPTDGPWLDDAAGRLIRPYTVSGGRTRPTAALDLLSLVMATGAASDRYFGPEHSEALGLCQGPTSVAEIAGHLRLPAVVTKILLSDLMDSGAVTVRPPHNFDNPSDCALLEAVLDGLRRQL, encoded by the coding sequence GTGACGGTCCCCACGGACGGGCCGTGGCTGGACGACGCGGCGGGCCGGCTCATCCGCCCATACACGGTCAGCGGGGGCCGCACCCGCCCGACGGCCGCGCTGGATCTGTTGTCGCTGGTCATGGCCACGGGGGCGGCGAGCGACAGGTACTTCGGCCCCGAGCACAGCGAGGCGCTCGGCCTCTGCCAGGGGCCGACCTCGGTCGCGGAGATCGCCGGACATCTGCGGCTGCCCGCCGTCGTGACGAAGATCCTGCTCTCCGACCTCATGGACAGCGGCGCGGTCACCGTCCGGCCGCCGCACAACTTCGACAATCCCAGCGACTGTGCCCTTCTGGAGGCAGTACTCGATGGCCTACGACGACAGCTCTGA